The following is a genomic window from Amycolatopsis sp. BJA-103.
ACTGGTCTCCGACGACCACATCCGGTCCAAGGTGGACAACTGGGTGGAGGGCGCGGCGGCCTATCTGGTCACCAACTACTCCCGCGAGATCACCGGGATCATCACCGACACCGTGGAGCGCTGGGACGCCGAGGAGACCTCGCGCAAGATCGAGCTCCAGGTGGGCCGGGATCTGCAGTTCATCCGGATCAACGGCACGGTGGTCGGTGCGCTCGCCGGTCTGGTCATCTACGCGGTCGCGCAGCTGCTCTTCTGAGCGGCGGCACCTATACCACACTCCGGAGGCCCTTCCGGGAGTTGTCCACAGGAAGTGGAGTCATCCCCAGGGTTATCCACAGCTTTTCACGTCTTTGGCCTAACGGTGTGCACAACCCCTGGGGGTAACTCGGGGGTGGGTGACCCCAGAAGTTGTGGTCGCGTGGGTACGAGGACGGGAGCTGAAGGGGCCTTTCCCCGCATGCGATGGGGTGAAAGCGCCCTTCGCCGCGTGACATGCGGGGAAAGGCCCCTTCAGCTCAGGTCGAGACGTCCGCCGTCCGCGCCCGCCAGGCCCGCGCCTTCTCCCGGTTCCCGCACGACCGCATCGAGCACCACGTCCGCGACCGGTTCCGCGACTCGTCGTAGAAGGCCCACAGGCAGTCGTCCGCCGGGCAGATCTTGAGCCGGACCCACTCGCCGAGCACGGTCAGCCGGGTCGACGCGGCCATCACCGCTTCGCTGACCGATTCCGCGACCAGGAGCGGGCCTTCCGGGCCGAGGACGATCTCCGCCGGCACGCGCAGGCCGAGCCGGGGCAGCCGCGGGTCGCCGATCGCCGAACGCAGCGCGTCCCGGGTTTCGCGCGCGGCCGCGGGGGTGTCCGCGCGCAGCCGGTGATCGCGGGCCCAGCGTTGCCAGGTCTCCGGATCGTCCAGGAGGTCGGTGCCGCGTTCGACGTTCACCGTGTTCAGAAACTCGACCACCAGGGACGCGTCGGTGTTCACCTCGCCCAGTGTACGGGCGAGACCTGTTGTCATCGGCTCCGATAACCCGCATACTCTCTTCGCTGGTTACTCGATGATCGTGGAGGCTGAACCATGGGAGCGGTACCGACCTTCGGCGCGGTGGCCCTCGACTGCCCGGATCCGGTCGCGCTGGCGGAGTTCTACCGCGAGCTGCTCGACTGGAAGGCGGCCGAGGTCGCCACGGACGGCCATTGGGTGACGCTGCGGAACCCCGAGGGCGGCGCGCGGCTCTCGTTCCAGCGCGTCCCGGACTACCGCCCGCCCGCGTGGCCGTCGGCGGAGAACCCGCAGCAGGCGCACGTCGACCTCGACGTCACCGACCTCGAAGCCGGTCACGAGCGCGCGCTGGCCATCGGCGCGAAGCTGCTCGACGACTCTCCGGAGACCTTCCGGGTCTACGCGGATCCGGCCGGACACCCGTTTTGCCTGTGCGCCTGCTGACCTCGGACGCGAAAAATGCGTAATCTCTGATACGTGATTTGTCCGAAGTGCCAGAACGCCATGAAGACCGTCGACAAGAACGGTGTCCACATCGACCAGTGCCAGGGATGCCGCGGCATCT
Proteins encoded in this region:
- a CDS encoding VOC family protein; this encodes MGAVPTFGAVALDCPDPVALAEFYRELLDWKAAEVATDGHWVTLRNPEGGARLSFQRVPDYRPPAWPSAENPQQAHVDLDVTDLEAGHERALAIGAKLLDDSPETFRVYADPAGHPFCLCAC
- a CDS encoding CGNR zinc finger domain-containing protein, giving the protein MNTDASLVVEFLNTVNVERGTDLLDDPETWQRWARDHRLRADTPAAARETRDALRSAIGDPRLPRLGLRVPAEIVLGPEGPLLVAESVSEAVMAASTRLTVLGEWVRLKICPADDCLWAFYDESRNRSRTWCSMRSCGNREKARAWRARTADVST